The following proteins are encoded in a genomic region of Molothrus aeneus isolate 106 chromosome 12, BPBGC_Maene_1.0, whole genome shotgun sequence:
- the VHL gene encoding von Hippel-Lindau disease tumor suppressor: MSPPDPGRPGGAGPEAGSGSALRSVNTRELSEVVFNNHSPRCVLPVWLDFEGRPRCYPVLQPRSGRVMRSYRGHLWLFRDAGTYDGLLVNQQELFVAAPNVTKADITLPVFTLKERCLQVVRSLVSPMDYRKLDIVQSLYDELEDHPDIWKDLQRLSLERNEALRN, encoded by the exons ATGTCGCCGCCAGACCCGGGGCGCCCGGGCGGGGCTGGGCCCGAGGCTGGGTCCGGGTCCGCGCTGCGCTCGGTCAACACGCGGGAGCTCTCCGAGGTCGTGTTCAACAACCACAGCCCCCGCTGCGTGCTGCCCGTCTGGCTGGACTTCGAGGGCCGGCCGCGCTGCTACCCGGTGCTGCAGCCGCGCAGCGGGCGCGTCATGCGCAGCTACCGGG ggcacCTCTGGCTGTTCCGGGATGCAGGGACCTATGACGGGCTGCTCGTCAACCAGCAGGAGCTGTTCGTGGCAGCCCCCAATGTGACCAAAGCTGACATCACACTGCCAG TGTTCACCCTGAAGGAGAGGTGTCTGCAGGTTGTGCGCAGCCTGGTCAGCCCCATGGACTACAGGAAACTGGACATTGTTCAGTCGTTATACGACGAGCTGGAGGATCATCCTGACATTTGGAAGGATCTTCAGCGGCTTTCTCTGGAGAGGAATGAAGCACTGAGGAACTAA
- the THUMPD3 gene encoding tRNA (guanine(6)-N2)-methyltransferase THUMP3 isoform X1 codes for MAEAEAAGDAGLGPAAAQDGAELAAVIGATVPTGFEQTAAEEVREKLGSASRISKDRGKIYFEVPARSLPQVHRLRSVDNLFVVVQEFKDYQFKENKEDALKDLEDLVKTLPWTDPLKVWELNNSLKKKKTKRKKHNLQSPASRGKLSDAGEEGGADQNNTNDQEDCAQNPVAVEPTGGQDKENLQGVTSRNGVEEEEDNEQSEVKAEVQASSESGSKADEGQTGEGEAKVLRFRVTCNRAGDKHSFTSNEAARDFGGAVQEHFQWKADMTHFDVEVLLNIHSNEVVVGIALTEESLHRRNITHFGPTTLRSTLAYGMLRLCDPQPTDIIVDPMCGTGAIPIEGAAEWPCCYHIAGDNNPQAVKRAANNISSLLRKNESKDSSTALGVPLDVIQWDICRLPLRTGSVDIVVTDMPFGKRIGSKKKNWDLYPACLMEMGRICTPGTGRAVLLTQDKKCFAKALSRVGHIWRRAQTVWVNVGGLHAAVYLLRRTSEPAQDTRPFW; via the exons ATGGCGGAAGCGGAGGCGGCCGGCGACGCGGGGCTGGGTCCGGCCGCAGCCCAGGACGGGGCGGAGCTGGCGGCCGTGATCGGCGCCACCGTGCCCACGGGGTTCGAGCAGACGGCGGCCGAGGAGGTGCGGGAGAAGCTGGGCTCGGCCTCCAGGATCAGCAAGGATCGGGGCAAGATCTACTTCGAGGTCCCGGCCCGGAGCCTGCCCCAG GTCCATCGTCTGAGGTCGGTGGATAATTTATTTGTTGTTGTTCAGGAATTCAAAGACTATCAATTTAAGGAAAATAAG GAAGATGCTCTAAAGGATTTGGAAGATTTGGTTAAAACGCTACCCTGGACTGATCCGTTGAAAGTTTGGGAGTTGAACAACagcttgaaaaagaaaaagacaaaacgCAAAAAACACAATCTGCAGAGtcctgcaagcagagggaagcTGAGTGATGCTGGAGAAGAGGGAGGAGCAGACCAAAATAACACGAATGACCAGGAGGACTGTGCCCAAAACCCTGTGGCTGTGGAACCCACTGGTGGCCAGGATAAAGAGAATCTCCAAGGAGTGACATCCAGAAatggggtggaggaggaggaagataaTGAGCAGTCAGAGGTGAAAGCTGAAGTGCAGGCGAGTTCTGAGAGTGGGAGCAAGGCTGACGAGGGTCAGACGGGTGAAGGAGAGGCCAAGGTGCTGAGGTTCCGAGTGACGTGCAACAGAGCTGGAGACAAGCACAGCTTCACGTCCAACGAGGCCGCCAGAGACTTCGGTGGAGCCGTGCAAGAGCACTTCCAGTGGAAAGCTGACATGACTCATTTTGATGTGGAG GTTCTTCTGAATATTCACAGTAATGAAGTGGTGGTGGGGATTGCATTAACTGAAGAGAGTCTCCACAGACGGAATATCACACACTTTGGACCCACAACACTGCGTTCCACTCTGGCTTACGGCATGCTCAG ACTCTGTGATCCCCAGCCCACAGATATCATAGTTGATCCCATGTGTGGTACAGGTGCGATACCAATAGAG GGAGCTGCAGAATGGCCCTGCTGCTACCACATCGCAGGGGATAACAACCCTCAGGCAGTGAAGAGAGCAGCAAACAACATCAGCTCCTTACTGAGGAAAAACGAGAGTAAGGACAG cagcactgccctgggcgtTCCCTTGGACGTCATCCAGTGGGACATCTGCAGGCTGCCTCTGCGGACGGGCTCCGTGGACATCGTGGTGACAGACATGCCCTTCGGCAAGag GATAGGGTCGAAGAAGAAGAACTGGGACCTGTACCCAGCCTGCCTGATGGAGATGGGCCGAATCTGcaccccagggacaggcagggctgtgctgctcaccCAGGACAAGAAATGCTTTGCCAAG GCGCTGTCGCGCGTGGGACACATCTGGCGCAGAGCTCAGACCGTGTGGGTGAACGTGGGGGGACTCCACGCTGCCGTGTACCTGCTGAGGCGCACCTCGGAGCCGGCACAGGACACCAGGCCCTTCTGGTGA
- the THUMPD3 gene encoding tRNA (guanine(6)-N2)-methyltransferase THUMP3 isoform X2, with amino-acid sequence MAEAEAAGDAGLGPAAAQDGAELAAVIGATVPTGFEQTAAEEVREKLGSASRISKDRGKIYFEVPARSLPQVHRLRSVDNLFVVVQEFKDYQFKENKEDALKDLEDLVKTLPWTDPLKVWELNNSLKKKKTKRKKHNLQSPASRGKLSDAGEEGGADQNNTNDQEDCAQNPVAVEPTGGQDKENLQGVTSRNGVEEEEDNEQSEVKAEVQASSESGSKADEGQTGEGEAKVLRFRVTCNRAGDKHSFTSNEAARDFGGAVQEHFQWKADMTHFDVEVLLNIHSNEVVVGIALTEESLHRRNITHFGPTTLRSTLAYGMLRLCDPQPTDIIVDPMCGTGAIPIEGAAEWPCCYHIAGDNNPQAVKRAANNISSLLRKNESKDSTALGVPLDVIQWDICRLPLRTGSVDIVVTDMPFGKRIGSKKKNWDLYPACLMEMGRICTPGTGRAVLLTQDKKCFAKALSRVGHIWRRAQTVWVNVGGLHAAVYLLRRTSEPAQDTRPFW; translated from the exons ATGGCGGAAGCGGAGGCGGCCGGCGACGCGGGGCTGGGTCCGGCCGCAGCCCAGGACGGGGCGGAGCTGGCGGCCGTGATCGGCGCCACCGTGCCCACGGGGTTCGAGCAGACGGCGGCCGAGGAGGTGCGGGAGAAGCTGGGCTCGGCCTCCAGGATCAGCAAGGATCGGGGCAAGATCTACTTCGAGGTCCCGGCCCGGAGCCTGCCCCAG GTCCATCGTCTGAGGTCGGTGGATAATTTATTTGTTGTTGTTCAGGAATTCAAAGACTATCAATTTAAGGAAAATAAG GAAGATGCTCTAAAGGATTTGGAAGATTTGGTTAAAACGCTACCCTGGACTGATCCGTTGAAAGTTTGGGAGTTGAACAACagcttgaaaaagaaaaagacaaaacgCAAAAAACACAATCTGCAGAGtcctgcaagcagagggaagcTGAGTGATGCTGGAGAAGAGGGAGGAGCAGACCAAAATAACACGAATGACCAGGAGGACTGTGCCCAAAACCCTGTGGCTGTGGAACCCACTGGTGGCCAGGATAAAGAGAATCTCCAAGGAGTGACATCCAGAAatggggtggaggaggaggaagataaTGAGCAGTCAGAGGTGAAAGCTGAAGTGCAGGCGAGTTCTGAGAGTGGGAGCAAGGCTGACGAGGGTCAGACGGGTGAAGGAGAGGCCAAGGTGCTGAGGTTCCGAGTGACGTGCAACAGAGCTGGAGACAAGCACAGCTTCACGTCCAACGAGGCCGCCAGAGACTTCGGTGGAGCCGTGCAAGAGCACTTCCAGTGGAAAGCTGACATGACTCATTTTGATGTGGAG GTTCTTCTGAATATTCACAGTAATGAAGTGGTGGTGGGGATTGCATTAACTGAAGAGAGTCTCCACAGACGGAATATCACACACTTTGGACCCACAACACTGCGTTCCACTCTGGCTTACGGCATGCTCAG ACTCTGTGATCCCCAGCCCACAGATATCATAGTTGATCCCATGTGTGGTACAGGTGCGATACCAATAGAG GGAGCTGCAGAATGGCCCTGCTGCTACCACATCGCAGGGGATAACAACCCTCAGGCAGTGAAGAGAGCAGCAAACAACATCAGCTCCTTACTGAGGAAAAACGAGAGTAAGGACAG cactgccctgggcgtTCCCTTGGACGTCATCCAGTGGGACATCTGCAGGCTGCCTCTGCGGACGGGCTCCGTGGACATCGTGGTGACAGACATGCCCTTCGGCAAGag GATAGGGTCGAAGAAGAAGAACTGGGACCTGTACCCAGCCTGCCTGATGGAGATGGGCCGAATCTGcaccccagggacaggcagggctgtgctgctcaccCAGGACAAGAAATGCTTTGCCAAG GCGCTGTCGCGCGTGGGACACATCTGGCGCAGAGCTCAGACCGTGTGGGTGAACGTGGGGGGACTCCACGCTGCCGTGTACCTGCTGAGGCGCACCTCGGAGCCGGCACAGGACACCAGGCCCTTCTGGTGA